One Natronomonas gomsonensis genomic window, TGTAGTCGTTTTTCCTCGTAGACCCCGAATTTTGACCAGCGTCGACGACAGAACCGTGTCCGACACCCAGCTCATAAATCATATAATGCTATATCAAATCGAGTTGGATTTTACACGCACAACGCACCCAAATTCCGCCAGCGCAGTAGTTAACCAGCGGAATCAGTCGCTGGACCGTCCCAGAATCATCGTCTTCTGCGGCTGTCGGGGGGCGACAAGTTGACTCCCTCAGGATCGAGCCCTTCGTGATGCGGCGACGACCGTCCTCGGTCTCGACACCGACCCCCTATTCGAGCAATCCCTCAAGCAGTCGCTTCGCGAGAGCTTTGTCGAGCGGGTCGTTGGCATTGCCACAGTGTGGCGACTGAACACAGCCCGGACAGCCATCCTCACAGGGACAGCCCGCAATCATCTTCCGAGTCGTTTCCAACAGTTCGCCAATGTCCTCGTAGCCAGTTTTCGCCAGGGCGACCCCGCCGGGGTAGCCGTCGTAGACGAATATCGTCGGCGCGTCGGTCCGTGGATGCAGCGGCGTCGACAACCCGCCCACGTCTCGACGGTCACACAGCACCGTCGTCGGAAACATCGATATCATCGCGTGTTCGGCGGCGTGGATGCCACCCGGGAGGTCGCCACCCTCGACGAGTGCCGTCTCGAGGTCCGGCGGTACCGCGAAGTACAACGCCTGCGTCCGGAGGCTCGTCTCCGGGAGGTCGAGCTCCTCACTCCCCATCGGTTCGCCACTCGAAGCGTCGAAGCGCTGAAAGCCGGTTATCTGCTTGCGCATCTCCACCTCGGCGAACCGGACGGTCACGTCATCGCGTGCGGTAAGCGTCCGTTCGTCGATGTCTCGCTCGACGGTAATGGCCTTCTCGTGGAGCACGCGCGTGAAGTAATCGGCCCACGTCGGCTGGAGCTGCGCCACGTTCGCCCGCAAATCCAGGTCGGTTACTTCGTAACTGCGACCCTGATGGTGGTAGATGGCTCCGGGGTGTGCGTCCCGGAGTGCGTCGTCGAAGGCCAACTCGGCTAACGTCTCGCCATCGGAGCCACGCAGTTGCACCTGCCGGTCGTCGATGGCCCGGAGACTGGTGTCGTATTGGGGGCTGGAGCCGTCGTTCAGCCACCGGACGCCCTCACTCGTCTCGCGGCGCGAAAGCACCCCCTCGTCGGTGAGGTCGGCGACCACCTCGGGAAACCGCGGCCCGAAGTACCGGTCGTCGTCGAGTCGGAGCCACGACTCGTCGGCCGCAGACCGGACGTGGGCGGGCATGATTCGGTCGTTTTCGGGGTTGGTGACCGCCTTCTCCGGGTCGCCCTCGAAGAACGACTCGGGGTTCGACATCAGGTACTGGTCGAGTTGGTCCTCGCCGGCCACCAAGGCGACGAGAGAGGGGTCGGTTCCCCGGCCGGCACGGCCACCCTGCTGGAACGCCGCCATCCGCGTCCCCGGATAGCCGTCGAGAATGACGGCGTCGAGACCGCCGATATCGACGCCCAACTCGAGGGCGTTCGTACTCCAGACGCCGCGTATCTCCCCGGAGTCGAGTCCACTCTCTATCTCGCGGCGCCGGTCGTCCGACAGCGCCGCCTGATACGCTGCGACGCCGTCGGCGAGGTCGTACGCCCCGCGGTCGCGAAGCATGCTCGCGCTTTCGGTGGCGTAGCGTTCGGCGGTCTGTCTGGAGCCGGTGAACACAAGCGTCTGATGTCCCTTCGAGACGAGGTCACAGAACAGCCGTTCGGCCTCGGTGTGACTCGACTTGCGCCGCCCGCTCCCCCAGCCATCGCCGTCGCCGTACTCCGGCGGGTTCCACAACAGCCAGTGGGACGGCCCCGACTCGCTGTCGTCGCTGTCGACCAGTCGGATGCCGTCGGGGTCCCGGCCGGTCACCGTCGCCGCGTGCTCGATTGGGTTGCCGATGGTCGCCGAACAGCAGACGAACTCCGGGTCAGAACCAAACTCCGAACACAGGCGAGCGAGCCGTCGGAACACCAAGGAGACGTGACTGCCGAAGACGCCGCGATACTCGTGGACTTCATCGACGACGACGGTTTCGAGGCGCTCGAAGAACCACCTCCACAGCCGACGGGCGTGTGGGAGGAGTCCGTAGTGCAGCATATCCGGCGTACAGCAAAGTACGGTCGGCTGGCGCTCCCGAATCGCGGCCTTTTCGCTTCGTGACTGCCGGCCCGTGTACTGTTCGACGGTGACGCCGCTGGCGAACCCGAGTTCGTCGGCCAGCGCCGACAGCGACTCGGTCTGGTCGTTGATGAGTGCGACCTGCGGGGCGAGATACAGCGTCGTCGCGCGGTCGTCCATCGCCCGCTCGAAGGCCGGAACGGTGTAGGCGAGGCTCTTGCCGCTCGCCGTCTCCGTCGCGAGGACGACGTCGTCGCCGTCTCGGGCCGCCTCGATTGCCCTCGCCTGATGGCCGTAGAGGTGGTCGATACCGCTGGCTTCCAGCGCCTTTCGGAGACGAGCAGGAAGGTCGATATCCGTGAAGATTGCCTCGGAGGGGTCGAGAGTCTCGTGGGCGCGTATCTGTCCCTCGTAGTACGGACGCTCCCGAAGCCACGCGACGGTTTCCTCCACAGGGTCGGTTCCGTCGGCGCCGCTCCTAACCGTTCCGACAGCGGCGAAAGGGATCGAGTGACGTTCAACATAAAACATGGGGAATATCCGGAGGCAGGCACTTTACGAAGAGATTACTGTACTGAAACAACCCATATGGAGTACGTCGAACTGAAGATTCGGCCCGGCGACAGGTGGTTCCACGAGTTCGACGAACTGGTCGCCGCGGACCCCGAGTTGTGCCACGGGCCGATACACCACATCAACCTCCTGTCGGACGACACGATGGTCGTCCTCTACGAGATATACGGCTCCAAAGAGCGTGTCGACGCCCTACACGCCGAACACGACCACCCCGCCGAAACCGCACACCTCGGGGACGACACCCTCGTCTACACCCACCACGACCCGAGCGACGTGGCCTACGACCTACTCACCGTCGCAAACGAACACAGCGTCGTCGTCGACACGCCCATCGAGTTCAGCGATGACGACGAACTACAGGTCCGACTCATCGGCACCGCCGAGTCCCTCCAGTCGGCGTTCGGTGCCGCCCCCGAGGGCGCACAGGTGACCGTCGAAAAGACCGGCGAGTACCGCCCCGGGACCGAACGGCTGTTCACCGACCTCACCGACCGACAGCGGGAAACCCTGCTGACGGCCCTGGAGATGGGCTACTACGACAACCCTCGTCGAGCGACCTACAGCGACATCGCGGGCGAACTCGACTGTACGGCCACGACCGTCGGCGAACACCTGCGGAAAATCGAGGGGTATGTCCTCCGGGAAATCGCCCCGAGACACTGGGGGCCGACCCGATAACGGCCCTAAACGACCGTCTCGGCACCGCCGACGAGCTGTTTTGCGACGGTCTCGCTTTCAGCGACCGTCTCAGCCGGATTCCGCAACAGGACCGTCTCGCTGGGGAACAGTTCCTCTCCGAGGCGGAGACCGTGGTCGCGGGCGGTCGACCCCGTGACGGTAAGATAGACGCCGAGGCCGACCGAGGAGATGGCGGCCTCCTCCTCGCGGTCGCCCGGATACCGGAACTCGATACCCTCCATCGCACGCGTGCCCAACACGGCCTCGACCAACCGCTCGTATCGCGGGGAGATACACAGCGGTCCCTCGTAGGACTCGACGAATTCACGCGTCGCGGTCTCTGCGATGTCCGGCGTCGACAACAGCGTGTGATACACCGTATCGCCGAGGCCACCGACGACGCGAACGTCGGTGTCGTGAGGGTCGATGCGGTCGTTGAGTTCCGAAAGCGTCGAGAGGGGTTCGGGGGTGAGTTGGACGACCTCCTCTAAGACGAGGTCCGCACTGTCGAATCCGAGTGCGAACTCGTGTTTCCGGAGGGCGCGAAACGGCTCCTCGCGGCCGACCAACTGGAGGTCGTCGTCGCCCAAATCGACCATCAGGCTGTCGAAGACGACCCGTCGTGGCATCCCGGGGCGGCTATCGCGGAACAGCGTGTACTCGGGTGCGTAGCGGTCGGTGTCGCTGTAGGATTTGAGACGGTCGTACACGCCGGCCTCGGCGGTCTGGGTTCCCTTCGTGACCGCCTTCTCGTAGCGGAGTGTCGAGGCGATTTCGTCGGCGGCGTCTTCGATGCCCGCGAAGCCGGCGACCCGTTCGAGGACGGCCTCCAGCGGGCGCCCCTTTCGCGGGACGGCAACACGGATAGTCGTCATTGTCGGCGTGAAGAACTCGACCGATAAAACGGAACCGAAAGCGAAATCGGCCGGTCGCGGCGGCTACTCGTCGTCGCTGGGTGCGCCGAACGCCGCGGTCAGTCGCTCGCGCATCTCCGAGACGTCGGAGAGTTCGTCCTCGATGTCGGAGATGTCGCTCTCGATGGCGTCGAGGCGCTCGTCGTCGACGCCGTCTTCGACCTGCTGTTCGAGCGCTTCGATGTCCGAACGGAGTTCCTCGATGTGGTCGGCGACTCGCTCCTCGATTGTCTCCTCGATTTCGTCGGTGGCCTCCTCGACCCGCGTTTCGACCTTTTGGAGCGTCGAATCGACGCGGTCGTCGACGCCGTCAACCCGCTCGACGGCCTCATCGAGTTCCGTCCGGAACTCCTCGATGAGCGTCTGTGCGTCGCCGTTCTCGTCGAGGAACGATTCCAACGCGTCGGTGTACGCCTGCAGGTCTGCAACCTCCGACTGGAGGCGCTCGATTCTGGCGTCGACGGCACCACCCGAATCCGTGGCCCCACCGGCATCGATCTCGACGCCGAGTGCGTCACGAAGTTCCTCGAGGTCATCGTCGTCGACCTCGCCGTCCCGAATCTCGGCGGCGAGTGCGGCGGCGAGGCTTCCCCCGGCGACGGCCGCGGCGGTACCGTCGTCGTGGGCCGATTCGGATTCCGGCTGCGTCGGTTCCGAAGACTCCTCGGCCTCGGTATCGGCGGATGCCCCGTCGGTGTCCGCTTCGCGGATGGCGCTTTCGATGTCGTCGTGGGCTTCGGTGTCGGTCTCGGGACTCGACTCCGCGTCGTCTGCGGATTCTGTGTCGTCTTCGGGCTCCTCTTCGCCCTCGATAACGTCACGGACGACGTCTTCTGAGTCCTCACCCTCCTCCAACGGCGGGTGGACCGTCTCCAACACCGGGTCGGTCATGTACTTCTCTACGTCGTCGGAGTCACCGCCACGGAGGCCGTACACGGTAGTGTACTCCTCGCCCAGTTCGAACTCCCGCTCGAAGACGATTGCATCGCCGTCGACGCCCCAGAACTCGGCCCCGTATTTGGGGTGGAAGCCGATGTCCTCCGGCGTGACGTGTTCGGGAACGGAGTCGACCATCCGAACGGCGACGGTCTCCTCTCGCTCCGAACGAACGACGAAAGCGATAGCCGGCACTGGGAAATCGTCCGGCTCGAAGGATTTCTCGACCGTGACGCCGTCGCTCGACGCCGTGACGCGTTCTTCTGGTTCGGCGTTGCTCATATCTCGTACTGTACCTTGCCATCAATAAACTTATTCGTGAAGTCGAATTTATCGCCGGCCACAGCCTCAAAGCGTGGTTTCGTCACCGATCTCCAGCACCTCGAGCGTCCGCGGGAACGCGAACGAGCGAACGTGGTGCCGGAGTGCCTCGGGGTCGGCGGTCAGCCCCTTCCACATGTCCCAGTGGGTCGGCAGCAGGCGGTCGAGTTGGAGTTGCGCCGCCGCCTCGGCGGCCATGTTCTCGTCTGAGTACCACTTCGTATACTTCGGCTCGCGGGTCTGTTTGTCGGGAATCATGCCGGCGGAGCCGAAGGCGAGCACCCCG contains:
- a CDS encoding DEAD/DEAH box helicase → MEETVAWLRERPYYEGQIRAHETLDPSEAIFTDIDLPARLRKALEASGIDHLYGHQARAIEAARDGDDVVLATETASGKSLAYTVPAFERAMDDRATTLYLAPQVALINDQTESLSALADELGFASGVTVEQYTGRQSRSEKAAIRERQPTVLCCTPDMLHYGLLPHARRLWRWFFERLETVVVDEVHEYRGVFGSHVSLVFRRLARLCSEFGSDPEFVCCSATIGNPIEHAATVTGRDPDGIRLVDSDDSESGPSHWLLWNPPEYGDGDGWGSGRRKSSHTEAERLFCDLVSKGHQTLVFTGSRQTAERYATESASMLRDRGAYDLADGVAAYQAALSDDRRREIESGLDSGEIRGVWSTNALELGVDIGGLDAVILDGYPGTRMAAFQQGGRAGRGTDPSLVALVAGEDQLDQYLMSNPESFFEGDPEKAVTNPENDRIMPAHVRSAADESWLRLDDDRYFGPRFPEVVADLTDEGVLSRRETSEGVRWLNDGSSPQYDTSLRAIDDRQVQLRGSDGETLAELAFDDALRDAHPGAIYHHQGRSYEVTDLDLRANVAQLQPTWADYFTRVLHEKAITVERDIDERTLTARDDVTVRFAEVEMRKQITGFQRFDASSGEPMGSEELDLPETSLRTQALYFAVPPDLETALVEGGDLPGGIHAAEHAMISMFPTTVLCDRRDVGGLSTPLHPRTDAPTIFVYDGYPGGVALAKTGYEDIGELLETTRKMIAGCPCEDGCPGCVQSPHCGNANDPLDKALAKRLLEGLLE
- a CDS encoding helix-turn-helix domain-containing protein; translation: MEYVELKIRPGDRWFHEFDELVAADPELCHGPIHHINLLSDDTMVVLYEIYGSKERVDALHAEHDHPAETAHLGDDTLVYTHHDPSDVAYDLLTVANEHSVVVDTPIEFSDDDELQVRLIGTAESLQSAFGAAPEGAQVTVEKTGEYRPGTERLFTDLTDRQRETLLTALEMGYYDNPRRATYSDIAGELDCTATTVGEHLRKIEGYVLREIAPRHWGPTR